A window of the Bacteroides thetaiotaomicron VPI-5482 genome harbors these coding sequences:
- the mnmA gene encoding tRNA 2-thiouridine(34) synthase MnmA translates to MKERNKRVLVGMSGGIDSTATCLMLQEQGYEIVGVTMRVWGDEPQDARELAARMGIEHYVADERIPFKETIVKNFIDEYKQGRTPNPCVMCNPLFKFRVLAEWADKLDCAYIATGHYSRLEERSGHIYIVAGDDDKKDQSYFLWRLGQDILKRCIFPLGDYTKIKVREYLAEKGYEAKSKEGESMEVCFIQGDYRDFLREQCPELDTEIGPGWFVNSEGVKLGQHKGAPYYTIGQRKGLEIALGKPAYVLKINPQKNTVMLGDAEQLQTEYMLAEQDRIVDEQELFSCENLAVRIRYRSRPIPCRVKRLEDGRLLVRFRETASAVAPGQSAVFYDGRRVLGGAFIASQRGIGLVIIENKDKL, encoded by the coding sequence ATGAAAGAACGAAATAAAAGAGTATTGGTTGGCATGAGTGGCGGTATAGACAGTACCGCTACCTGTCTGATGCTACAAGAGCAGGGATATGAAATAGTAGGAGTCACGATGCGTGTTTGGGGAGACGAGCCTCAGGATGCCCGCGAACTGGCTGCACGAATGGGAATTGAACATTATGTGGCTGACGAGCGTATACCTTTTAAGGAGACCATCGTGAAGAACTTTATCGATGAGTACAAGCAAGGACGTACCCCGAATCCGTGCGTGATGTGCAACCCCTTATTTAAATTCCGTGTACTGGCGGAATGGGCCGACAAGCTGGACTGCGCCTACATTGCGACCGGACATTACTCCCGGCTGGAAGAGCGGAGCGGGCACATCTATATTGTAGCGGGAGATGATGATAAAAAAGATCAGTCCTACTTCCTATGGCGGCTGGGGCAGGATATACTGAAGCGGTGTATCTTCCCGTTGGGCGACTATACGAAAATAAAGGTGCGTGAGTACTTGGCGGAGAAAGGATATGAAGCTAAGTCTAAGGAAGGCGAAAGTATGGAAGTCTGTTTCATTCAGGGAGATTACCGTGATTTTCTGCGCGAGCAATGTCCGGAACTGGATACGGAGATCGGTCCGGGATGGTTTGTCAACTCCGAAGGAGTGAAGTTGGGACAGCATAAGGGAGCACCTTATTATACCATCGGTCAGCGGAAAGGACTGGAAATTGCCTTGGGCAAGCCCGCTTATGTGCTGAAAATCAACCCGCAGAAGAATACAGTGATGCTGGGAGATGCCGAACAACTGCAGACGGAATATATGCTGGCGGAACAAGACCGGATAGTAGATGAGCAAGAACTGTTCTCATGCGAGAATCTTGCGGTGAGAATCCGTTATCGCAGCCGCCCGATACCTTGTCGGGTGAAACGTCTCGAAGACGGACGCTTGTTGGTGCGCTTTCGTGAGACGGCTTCGGCTGTTGCCCCCGGTCAGTCTGCCGTGTTCTACGATGGACGGCGGGTACTTGGCGGTGCGTTTATCGCTTCGCAGCGGGGGATCGGACTGGTGATCATAGAGAATAAAGACAAATTGTAG
- a CDS encoding metallophosphoesterase family protein — MNRTLKLFLALVSLCMTVFCFAQKSELRFNKDGKFKIVQFTDVHFKYKNPASDIALERINQVLDEEQPDFVIFTGDVVYSAPADKGMLQVLEQVSKRKLPFVVTFGNHDNEQGMTREQLYDIIRQVPGNLMPDRGSVLSPDYVLTVKASSDAKKDAAVLYCMDSHSYSPLKDVKGYAWLTFDQVNWYRQQSAAYTAQNGGKPLPALAFFHIPVPEYNEAASDENAILRGTRMEEACAPKLNTGMFAAMKESGDVMGIFVGHDHDNDYAVMWKGILLAYGRFTGGNTEYNHLPNGARIIVLDEGARTFTSWIRQKDGIVDKVTYPASFVKDDWTKR, encoded by the coding sequence ATGAATCGAACTTTAAAATTATTCTTAGCACTGGTCTCTTTGTGTATGACCGTCTTCTGCTTCGCCCAAAAGAGCGAATTACGCTTCAATAAAGACGGTAAATTTAAAATCGTACAGTTCACCGACGTCCATTTCAAGTATAAGAATCCCGCTTCCGACATCGCATTGGAACGTATTAATCAGGTACTCGACGAAGAACAACCTGATTTTGTAATCTTCACCGGAGATGTCGTTTATTCTGCTCCGGCAGATAAAGGTATGTTGCAGGTGCTGGAACAGGTATCGAAGCGTAAGCTGCCGTTTGTTGTCACTTTCGGCAATCATGATAATGAACAGGGAATGACGCGGGAACAGCTATATGACATCATCCGTCAGGTACCCGGCAATCTGATGCCGGATCGTGGCTCGGTCCTTTCTCCGGATTATGTCTTGACCGTGAAAGCCTCTTCCGATGCGAAGAAGGATGCAGCCGTCCTGTATTGCATGGACTCTCATTCTTACTCCCCGCTGAAGGATGTGAAAGGTTACGCATGGCTCACGTTCGATCAGGTCAACTGGTATCGTCAGCAGAGCGCAGCCTATACAGCACAGAACGGCGGGAAGCCATTGCCGGCACTTGCTTTCTTCCACATTCCTGTGCCGGAATACAATGAAGCAGCTTCCGACGAAAATGCCATCCTGCGCGGAACCCGCATGGAAGAAGCCTGTGCTCCGAAACTGAATACAGGCATGTTTGCTGCCATGAAAGAGTCCGGAGATGTGATGGGAATATTCGTGGGACATGATCATGACAATGATTATGCAGTGATGTGGAAAGGAATCCTGTTGGCTTACGGTCGTTTCACAGGCGGAAATACAGAATACAATCACCTGCCGAACGGTGCCCGTATCATCGTGCTTGATGAAGGCGCCCGCACGTTCACTTCCTGGATTCGTCAGAAAGACGGTATTGTCGACAAAGTGACCTATCCGGCAAGTTTCGTCAAAGACGACTGGACCAAGCGTTAA
- a CDS encoding S8 family peptidase, translated as MKRLVLAALILTTAVGASAQFTSTDTLKYRISLTDKAATTYSIQQPEEFLSRKSIDRRLRQKLAIDSTDLPVCKKYVDAIRKKGVHVLVTGKWDNFVTVSCNDSMLIDEIAKLPFVRSTEKVWQGKVSAVTKRDSLINDPQRSDSLYGPAITQIEMSRANLLHDAGFKGQGMTIAVIDAGFHNADRIEAMKNIRILGTRDFVNPEADIYAESNHGMSVLSCMAMNQPNVMVGTAPEASYWLLRSEDEASEHLVEQDYWAAAIEFADSVGVDVVNTSLGYYTFDDPTKNYRYRDLNGHYALMSREASKAADKGMVLVCSAGNSGSGSWKKITPPGDAENVLTVGAIDKKKLLAPFSSVGNTADGRVKPDVVAVGLKADIVGTDGNLRLANGTSFSSPIMCGMVACLWQACPRLTAKEVIELVRSVGDRSDFPDNIYGYGIPDLWKAYQMSKE; from the coding sequence ATGAAAAGATTAGTATTAGCGGCATTGATCCTGACTACAGCGGTGGGAGCATCTGCTCAATTTACCTCTACCGATACCTTGAAATATCGGATCAGCCTCACAGATAAGGCTGCAACCACTTATTCCATCCAGCAACCGGAGGAGTTCCTTTCCAGAAAATCCATCGACCGCAGGTTGAGACAGAAGCTGGCTATCGACTCTACCGACTTGCCGGTATGCAAGAAGTATGTAGATGCCATACGAAAGAAAGGCGTCCATGTGCTTGTCACCGGAAAATGGGATAATTTCGTTACAGTCTCCTGCAATGACAGTATGCTGATCGATGAAATAGCCAAACTGCCTTTTGTCCGTTCCACCGAGAAAGTGTGGCAGGGAAAAGTGTCGGCAGTTACCAAAAGAGATTCGCTGATCAATGATCCGCAGCGTTCGGACAGCCTGTATGGGCCCGCTATCACTCAGATTGAAATGAGCCGAGCCAACCTTCTCCACGATGCCGGATTCAAGGGACAGGGCATGACGATTGCCGTTATCGACGCCGGATTTCATAATGCGGACAGAATCGAAGCGATGAAGAATATCCGCATACTCGGGACACGCGACTTTGTGAACCCCGAAGCGGACATCTATGCCGAAAGCAACCACGGTATGTCAGTACTGTCTTGTATGGCAATGAATCAGCCGAATGTCATGGTCGGCACCGCACCGGAAGCCTCCTACTGGTTGCTTCGCAGTGAGGATGAGGCTTCCGAGCATTTGGTAGAGCAGGATTACTGGGCGGCAGCCATCGAATTTGCCGATAGTGTGGGCGTGGATGTTGTGAATACCTCACTGGGTTATTATACCTTTGACGACCCGACCAAGAACTATCGTTACCGTGACCTGAACGGACACTATGCACTGATGTCAAGGGAGGCTTCGAAGGCGGCAGATAAGGGTATGGTCCTCGTTTGCAGTGCCGGTAACTCTGGCAGCGGCTCATGGAAGAAAATCACTCCTCCGGGCGATGCCGAGAATGTACTGACTGTGGGTGCTATTGATAAGAAGAAGTTACTGGCCCCGTTCTCTTCTGTCGGCAATACTGCCGACGGACGTGTGAAACCGGATGTCGTAGCAGTCGGCCTCAAGGCGGATATAGTGGGCACAGACGGTAATCTTCGTCTGGCCAACGGAACCTCTTTCTCTTCTCCTATCATGTGCGGAATGGTAGCTTGCCTGTGGCAGGCCTGCCCGAGGTTGACCGCCAAAGAAGTGATCGAACTGGTGCGCAGCGTAGGCGACAGATCCGATTTTCCGGACAACATCTACGGTTATGGCATTCCGGATCTCTGGAAAGCATACCAAATGAGCAAAGAATAA